One Leishmania panamensis strain MHOM/PA/94/PSC-1 chromosome 24 sequence genomic region harbors:
- a CDS encoding basal body component, putative (TriTrypDB/GeneDB-style sysID: LpmP.24.2150) — protein MVSDGAPKSGPVPSDHVDQLLEEYLRVINSKDDQLHRLLRQLQDQEVAAGQREKDNAAKQRQLSEQLQSKNRKLKEAQAQAARDEEAVRKLVLNSEFLKKQLQESEERAEDQAAAAAKAAAKARRLECELSDAQVTHAALQAQKTKSEEGWAAAQLQVEAQNVAVASLKSELEMATQTLSETRSHAQQLQARIQDMMPIHEHTSAVAALEAKSTSERAQRNEDMKKLQDDFSSREKDHRTTQEALRKAQQDAEEMAASLQTTTKALDTAKHQLETADLTRQQTEKELREEMSRCRRAHLESAERIGELERSLARSQEALQRTTTELQATCAQHERYKAVAEKAHEGVQAQNHALQEQLRQYQDEADRARRLLEARERMISDSADALTRAREDATRSQAELREKLATVTATAALRAEECDRLQHQLNRAQSELAGAQRRTTADEHSLSQKLEELQTGVQRLQVQLRDKEEETRRAELVHGKELQKVQHDHAFAVEDMRRRHENEVQDLRTRLELARAELSEKAGGSKGLEKELYHVAEARQEMRSEMNRLQNTIEAKETVIQGLRREVDRQQTEAAQLTQRLAAHERNEGVLRQRIEEAERAQLDLKAARERAEESVVAIRRTAETSTAALAGVEAQLSEKDRIITALRLEVTECVEAKQVTFKEVLQERSHRDKLELSLTAAEERVNKAEIELRVALQQQEQLQRCIDERSKEVRRLKEEAEQRDAECSRLARHAEDVESLAKSTAEELRQTIHERDDTIQRLRSEQATVLPHLNEERGKSLVLLEKLQHQQELSRMHLDNAQQRISSLEEAVEARVAEVAALQENKARAEEQLLEVQAQVTTLTDTLDSREHKYQQRKEEVQKALQQVEEVKAATVMTLQRAEDQTAAANAIREKYKKEKAKMELLLERMEERLRASAKREKEDRQRGVDLTEKLTETEEALRRAQDTLDSRISEVKARYEEMCRQQAESFRDVTKDAMAAEKLATSLQVQLHEAQRRAASIEGSYRELQRHLAASQALVLEGYAEEAIDMKRVCIDLVLRAHRGTVSRATSVTKDSWSAAQKTAAELCEGARDTERQLVRLQLEHKTVLRAVEEAHQRRLEAAAAEHHEAVARVQGELAEAERCVLGLKEAARRTNDDRNQRMRALKESLERVTALLEMEKRQTASLRERIAADEAKRSNDASAAEDERRCLQHSFDKLKRQLDDRVVEQKHNEDELRELRAEVAALQRVLGEKSREVKQEADRVTKEHERLVAAVAAREAAELRCGEMDKQINFLRGQLETARLSHERVANDHQAAQRTRDMRLDAAQAELATAVAERRRCQREVESLEQRVRELTKEVQALRRQEADILGQLQAYKAETSALRERCANVESLKNISEASLAETQARERDLMDKLEELRNAQQLMQLCFDKQQEQLEVGRRLRQQDALQPSRFSS, from the coding sequence ATGGTGTCCGATGGGGCACCGAAAAGTGGGCCAGTGCCGAGTGACCACGTTGACCAGCTCCTGGAGGAGTACCTGCGGGTCATCAACAGCAAGGATGATCAGCTGCACCGTCTTCTCCGACAGCTGCAAGATCAAGAGGTGGCTGCTGGGcaaagggagaaagacaacgctgcgaagcagcgacagctctcggagcagctgcagagtaAGAACAGAAAACTgaaggaggcgcaggcacaGGCCGCGCGTGATGAGGAAGCGGTTCGCAAACTCGTGCTAAACTCGGAGTTCCTAaagaagcagctgcaagagagcgaggaacGCGCCGAGGatcaggcggcggcggcagctaAAGCCGCAGCAAAGGCTCGCCGGCTGGAGTGCGAATTGTCCGACGCTCAGGTCACccatgcggcgctgcaggcccAAAAAACGAAATCTGAGGAAGGGTGGGCGGCAGCCCAGCTGCAGGTGGAGGCGCAAAACGTTGCTGTCGCCAGCCTCAAGAGCGAGTTAGAGATGGCTACGCAGACGCTGAGTGAAACTCGgtcacacgcacaacagCTGCAGGCCCGCATTCAAGATATGATGCCGATTCACGAGCACACATCGGCGGTCGCCGCACTCGAAGCAAAGTCGACTAGCGAGCGTGCACAGCGCAATGAGGACATGAAGAAACTGCAAGATGACTTCTCtagcagagagaaagatcACCGCACGACGCAGGAAGCTCTTCGCAAAGCGCAGCAAGAtgcggaggagatggcggctTCACTACAGACCACCACGAAGGCACTTGACACCGCAAAGCACCAGCTCGAGACCGCGGACTTGACGAGGCagcagacagagaaagagctgCGCGAAGAGATGTCGCGGTGTCGGCGAGCACACCTAGAGTCTGCTGAGCGCATTGGCGAGCTGGAGCGGTCTTTGGCACGGTCGCAGGAAGCGCTCCAGCGGACGACAACGGAGTTGCAGGCAACCTGCGCTCAACACGAGCGCTACAAGGCAGTAGCCGAAAAGGCACACGAGGGGGTACAGGCGCAAAACCACgcactgcaggagcagctgcggcaatATCAGGACGAGGCGGACCGCGCACGTCGTCTGCTCGAGGCACGAGAGCGGATGatcagcgacagcgctgacGCACTAACCCGCGCTCGCGAGGATGCCACCCGTTCACAAGCGGAGCTTCGTGAGAAGCTGGCCACCGTCACGGCAACCGCGGCTTTGCGAGCTGAAGAGTGTGACCGTCTGCAGCACCAATTGAACCGCGCGCAGTCGGAGCTGGcaggtgcgcagcggcgcaccactGCCGACGAGCATAGTCTATCGCAGAaactggaggagctgcagacCGGCGTGCAGCGTCTGCAAGTGCAGCTCCGAGacaaggaggaagagacgcgCCGTGCTGAGCTTGTCCACGGAAAGGAGCTACAGAAAGTTCAGCACGATCATGCATTCGCTGTCGAAGACATGCGGCGTCGACACGAAAACGAGGTGCAGGACTTGCGCACTCGGCTTGAGCTCGCGCGCGCGGAGCTAAGCGAGAAGGCAGGCGGATCGAAAGGGTTGGAGAAGGAACTCTACCACGTCGCGGAGGCCCGACAGGAGATGAGGAGCGAGATGAATCGCCTACAAAACACTATCGAGGCAAAGGAAACGGTCATTCAAGGCCTACGACGGGAGGTCGACAGGCAGCAGACAGAGGCTGCGCAGCTTACGCAACGCTTAGCCGCGCACGAGAGGAACGAGGGGgtcctgcggcagcgcatcgaggaggcagagcgggCTCAGCTGGACCTCAAGGcggcaagagaaagagctgaGGAGAGCGTGGTGGCCATTCGGAGAACGGCGGAGacgagcaccgccgcccttgCCGGagtggaggcgcagctgagCGAAAAAGACCGCATCATCACCGCTCTCCGTCTGGAGGTGACGGAGTGCGTGGAGGCCAAGCAAGTCACCTTCAAGGAGGTATTGCAAGAGAGGTCGCACCGCGACAAGTTAGAACTCTCCTtgacggcagcggaggagcggGTTAATAAGGCTGAGATAGAACTGCGTGTCGCCTTGCAGCAACAGGAGcaactgcagcgctgcatcgacGAGAGGTCGAAGGAGGTGCGGCGCCTAAAGGAGGAAGCGGAGCAGCGCGATGCCGAGTGCTCGCGCCTTGCGCGCCACGCCGAGGACGTGGAGTCACTTGCCAAGAGCACTgctgaggagctgcgccagaCGATCCACGAGCGTGACGACACTATTCAGCGCCTCCGAAGCGAGCAGGCGACGGTACTTCCGCATCtaaacgaagagaggggcaaGAGCCTTGTTCTGCTGGAAAAGCTGCAGCATCAACAGGAGCTTAGCCGCATGCACCTGGACAAcgcccagcagcgcatcagCAGTCTGGAAGAGGCTGTTGAGGCGCgagtggcggaggtggccgcGCTTCAAGAGAACAAGGCACGcgccgaggagcagctgctggaggtccAAGCACAAGTGACCACGCTCACGGACACCCTCGATAGTCGGGAGCACAAGTATCAGCAGCGTAAAGAAGAGGTtcagaaggcgctgcagcaggtggaggaagTCAAGGCAGCTACAGTGATGACGCTTCAGCGCGCGGAGGACCAGACGGCCGCCGCCAACGCGATTCGAGAGAAGtacaagaaggaaaaggcaaagatGGAGTTGCTCCTGGAGCGCATGGAGGAGCGTTTGCGTGCGTCGGCGAAGCGCGAGAAAGAGGATCGCCAGCGAGGTGTCGACCTGACTGAGAAGCtcacagagacagaggaagCGCTGCGACGAGCGCAGGACACGCTTGACTCACGCATCAGCGAAGTGAAGGCGCGCTACGAGGAGATGTGTCGCCAACAGGCGGAGTCGTTCCGCGACGTCACGAAGGATGCCATGGCTGCCGAGAAGCTTGCGACCTCTTTGCAAGTACAACTGcacgaggcgcagcgcagagcaGCGTCTATAGAGGGCAGCTACcgtgagctgcagcgccacctcgcaGCATCCCAGGCGCTAGTGCTTGAGGGATACGCGGAAGAGGCGATAGACATGAAGCGGGTGTGCATCGACCTTGTTTTGCGAGCGCACCGCGGCACTGTGTCCCGCGCCACAAGTGTTACCAAGGACAGTTGGTCTGCCGCCCAGAAGACGGCCGCCGAGCTCTGCGAGGGCGCGAGGGACACGGAGCGACAGCTGGTTCGCCTTCAGCTGGAGCACAAGACGGTGCTTCGAGCCGTCGAGGAGGCCCACCAGCGCCGGCTGgaggctgccgctgcggaaCACCACGAGGCGGTTGCGCGTGTTCAGGGGGAACTGGCTGAGGCAGAACGGTGCGTTCTTGGCCTTAAAGAGGCGGCGCGACGCACCAACGACGACCGAAACCAGCGCATGCGCGCCTTGAAGGAGTCTCTGGAGCGCGTGACAGCACTGTTGGAGATGGAGAAGCGCCAGACTGCCTCCCTGCGCGAGAGGATAGCTGCTGATGAGGCAAAGCGGAGCAATGATGCGAGCGCTGCCGAGGATGAGCGTCGGTGTTTGCAACACAGTTTCGACAAGCTGAAGCGTCAGCTGGATGATCGAGTTGTGGAGCAGAAACACAACGAGGACGAGCTTCGGGAGCTGCGCGCGGaagtggcggcgctgcaacGCGTGCTGGGCGAAAAAAGCCGCGAGGTAAAGCAAGAGGCAGATCGGGTCACTAAAGAGCACGAGCGCCTGGTGGCCGCTGTTGCGGCCCGCGAAGCCGCGGAGCTGCGGTGCGGTGAGATGGACAAGCAGATAAACTTTCTGCGCGGACAGCTCGAGACGGCGCGGCTGAGCCACGAGCGTGTCGCTAACGACCATCAGGCAGCCCAACGGACTCGGGACATGCGACTCGACGCAGCGCAAGCAGAGTTAGCCACTGCCGTTGCGGAGAGGCGCAGGTGCCAGCGCGAGGTAGAGAGTCTCGAGCAGCGAGTGAGGGAGCTGACGAAAGAGGTGCAAGCGCTGCGTCGACAGGAGGCCGACATCCTGGGGCAACTCCAGGCATACAAGGCGGAGACCTCAGCTCTGCGTGAGCGGTGCGCGAACGTGGAGTCGCTCAAGAACATTAGCGAGGCCTCCCTCGCCGAAACGCAAGCGCGCGAGCGCGACTTGATGGACAagctcgaggagctgcgtAACGCTCAGCAACTCATGCAGCTGTGCTTTGAcaagcagcaagagcagctggAAGTGGgccgtcgcctccgccagcAAGATGCACTGCAGCCGTCACGGTTCTCCTCGTAG
- a CDS encoding hypothetical protein (TriTrypDB/GeneDB-style sysID: LpmP.24.2160) yields MSKMTPKTRSCSKSTKRGRTRDAAEAPQSSWGSANTAEKKNEQRSQSARVGVQQNLERLSEKTVGFIRRYKWRCIALLAIVMVLVAVGVTVLLSPSEYPSSRERHPCLCAVAASTSNRLAKAALSRRNGVSGVHWRAEETGLDSLAFVTKCSGGAAVTLTGPFESVDQLRAALLAPFKDHRSRCVVWVTTPEAIKAVANALKELVENNALSGRAVVPVHSRAMLVLKSLESREQLKSSLPHRVVHMLTEV; encoded by the coding sequence ATGAGCAAGATGACGCCCAAAACGAGAAGCTGCTCCAAATCTACAAAGCGAGGTCGCACACGTGATGCGGCAGAGGCACCGCAGTCGTCGTGGGGTAGCGCGAATACTGCTGAGAAAAAGAacgagcagcgcagccagTCCGCGAGAGTGGGGGTACAACAAAATCTTGAGAGGCTATCAGAGAAGACTGTAGGTTTCATTCGGCGTTACAAGTGGCGGTGCATTGCCCTGCTAGCCATTGTGATGGTtctggtggcggtgggtgTTACGGTGCTGCTCTCACCTAGTGAGTACCCCTCCTCGCGCGAGCGACACCCGTGCTTGTGTGCAGTGGCGGCCTCTACCTCGAATCGGTTGGCGAAAGCGGCGCTCAGCCGTCGCAACGGTGTGAGCGGGGTCCACTGGCGAGCAGAGGAGACGGGGCTAGACTCACTGGCCTTTGTGACcaagtgcagcggcggcgctgccgttaCGCTGACCGGACCCTTCGAGTCGGTGGATCAGCTGAGAGCGGCGTTGCTAGCGCCTTTCAAGGACCATCGTAGCCGCTGTGTAGTATGGGTGACCACCCCCGAGGCGATAAAGGCAGTGGCGAAcgcgctgaaggagctggTGGAGAACAATGCTCTTAGCGGAAGGGCAGTGGTGCCAGTGCACAGCCGCGCCATGCTCGTGCTCAAGTCGCTGGAATCACGGGAGCAGTTGAAGTCCAGCTTGCCACATCGCGTGGTACACATGTTGACCGAGGTTTGA
- a CDS encoding hypothetical protein (TriTrypDB/GeneDB-style sysID: LpmP.24.2170), with protein sequence MHPRTSGQGLFPRYGGGWMHQFGHVYALQQELLDPSANNWFRAVELWHTARQEGVAMNVSHFTSILRQCIQPGAWVQSLQVLEQMKRENIRPDVVGVGCALAACVEGMHYGEVEDIFAAFHKTMLLDSICHLALIRARQESGNAKAAIAAGRQQQAEQVPFLPYTYTHLLEACNAEDDSAYAMELVRNMHSEQWAPSQRAMLAIEDLGRRHKGLATVSRPLLSTSDKTEGALRSLDASKCLPRLQ encoded by the coding sequence ATGCATCCGCGCACATCTGGTCAGGGGCTCTTCCCGCGCTACGGCGGAGGCTGGATGCACCAGTTTGGCCACGTGTACGCCCTTCAACAGGAGCTTCTCGACCCAAGTGCAAATAACTGGTTCCGCGCAGTGGAGCTGTGGCACACGGCGCGTCAGGAAGGCGTCGCCATGAATGTGAGCCACTTCACTTCTATTTTGCGACAGTGCATTCAGCCAGGGGCATGGGTGCAGTCACTGCAGGTGCTGGAGCAGATGAAACGGGAGAATATACGTCCCGATGTGGTCGGCGTTGGCTGCGCTCTGGCGGCGTGTGTTGAGGGCATGCATTATGGGGAAGTGGAGGACATCTTTGCCGCCTTCCACAAGACAATGCTACTCGACAGCATTTGCCACCTGGCGCTGATCCGCGCGCGGCAAGAGAGCGGCAATGCCAAggccgccatcgcagctggcaggcagcagcaggcagagCAGGTGCCTTTTCTTCCGTATACCTACACGCATCTACTCGAGGCATGCAACGCTGAGGATGATTCCGCCTACGCCATGGAGCTCGTTCGCAACATGCACAGCGAGCAATGGGCCCCATCACAACGAGCAATGCTGGCCATCGAGGATCTGGGACGGCGCCACAAGGGACTGGCGACAGTCTCAAGACCGCTACTATCTACAAGTGACAAGACAGAAGGCGCACTGCGCTCGCTCGATGCCTCAAAGTGCCTTCCTCGGCTACAGTAG
- a CDS encoding 60S ribosomal protein L12, putative (TriTrypDB/GeneDB-style sysID: LpmP.24.2180), protein MPPKFDPNQEIIVVVRAVGGEVAATASLAPKVGPLGLNAKKIGEDIAKCTKDWKGLKVTCELRVKNRVATVVVTPSVASRLIRALKEPPRDRKKVKNIKHSGNIPFSEIVKIAKESQAKSMGSDLKAVVMEVLGTAVSIGCTVDGESPRDIQTKVQEGKLKVPN, encoded by the coding sequence ATGCCGCCGAAGTTCGATCCCAATCAGGAGATCAtcgtggtggtgcgggcCGTCGGTGGTGAGGTGGCTGCGACGGCTTCTCTGGCCCCGAAGGTCGGTCCCCTCGGTCTCAACGCCAAGAAGATCGGTGAGGATATCGCCAAGTGCACCAAGGACTGGAAGGGTCTGAAGGTCACTTGCGAGCTGCGCGTCAAGAACCGTGTGGCGACGGTAGTGGTGACGCCTTCCGTGGCGTCTCGCCTCATTCGCGCGCTGAAGGAGCCGCCGCGCGACCGCAAGAAGGTCAAGAACATCAAGCACAGTGGCAACATCCCGTTCTCCGAGATCGTCAAGATCGCCAAGGAGTCACAGGCTAAGTCTATGGGTAGTGACCTCAAGGCCGTCgtgatggaggtgctcgGCACGGCCGTGTCCATCGGGTGCACCGTTGACGGCGAGAGCCCGCGCGACATCCAGACCAAAGTCCAGGAGGGCAAGCTGAAGGTTCCCAACTAG
- a CDS encoding hypothetical protein (TriTrypDB/GeneDB-style sysID: LpmP.24.2190): MTVAEFRNAVVPVVVRHAQRYPNNGVVIFNELTSLEPNKVRVLLPLLGRGTNFPEYPSVSIAPLLVILTTDFGREGRTRGKSLLEMRAFITDEFTELYSKEAASHVRTFPFLPISLSTAGDIVRVVVREIGCSAPQPLCLTINDSAVLWLVEKTKMLLPAENGRAVAFETKLQVEALLEEVMANNALEGGTITTDEIYMDVAETCSYRRCTILLEGNGTLAIACQGTGTHTRVSSG; the protein is encoded by the coding sequence ATGACTGTGGCTGAGTTCCGCAATGCGGTGGTGCccgtggtggtgcgccacGCGCAGCGCTATCCGAACAACGGCGTTGTCATCTTCAACGAGCTGACTTCGCTGGAGCCTAACAAGGTTCGCGTACTATTACCGCTGCTAGGCCGGGGCACCAACTTCCCAGAGTACCCCAGCGTTAGTATAGCTCCGCTGCTGGTTATCTTAACAACAGATTTTGGCCGCGAAGGTCGCACACGTGGCAAGAGTCTCCTCGAGATGCGTGCCTTCATCACTGACGAGTTCACGGAGCTGTATAGCAAGGAGGCCGCCTCGCATGTTCGCACCTTCCCGTTCCTGCCTATCTCCCTCAGTACCGCAGGCGACATCGTGCGTGTTGTCGTGAGGGAAATCGGTTGCAGCGCACCCCAGCCGCTCTGCCTCACCATTAACGATTCTGCTGTTCTGTGGTTAGTAGAAAAGACAAAAATGCTCTTACCAGCCGAGAACGGTCGCGCGGTGGCTTTCGAAACCAAGCTGCAGGTGGAGGCACTTCTTGAAGAGGTGATGGCTAACAACGCCCTCGAAGgcggcaccatcaccactgATGAGATTTACATGGATGTTGCTGAGACCTGCTCGTACAGGCGGTGCACTATATTGCTCGAGGGTAACGGAACGCTCGCGATTGCGTGTCaaggcacaggcacacacacacgcgtgtcATCGGGCTGA
- a CDS encoding putative multi-pass transmembrane protein (TriTrypDB/GeneDB-style sysID: LpmP.24.2200): MNELKRKQRERRIWLAVYVIIGLAYLAGALNFGFEHRNYGACTGFFFAVLLIALRVALFVTPQYRLYQIFPPSSFNRAAYQTFFFCLCLTGISLGLWLMAKGIQHHQVWTANSYFCGMIGMWMAAKWAFFVTMPIYELREDTLEEDALLRLGFIERGRERISGNSEPLLENQV; the protein is encoded by the coding sequence ATGAACGAGTTGAAGCGCAAGCAGCGCGAACGCCGCATTTGGTTGGCGGTTTACGTCATCATCGGCCTGGCCTACCTCGCGGGTGCACTCAACTTCGGCTTTGAGCACCGCAATTACGGTGCGTGCACcggcttcttcttcgcgGTTCTCTTAATCGCCCTGCGCGTGGCGCTCTTCGTGACACCGCAGTACCGCCTGTACCAGATTTTCCCTCCCAGCAGCTTCAATCGCGCGGCATACCAGAcgttcttcttctgcctttGCCTGACTGGGATCAGTCTGGGGCTGTGGCTCATGGCGAAGGGCATTCAGCATCATCAAGTCTGGACAGCGAACTCGTACTTTTGTGGAATGATCGGCATGTGGATGGCAGCAAAGTGGGCCTTCTTTGTGACGATGCCCATCTACGAACTCCGAGAGGACACcctcgaggaggacgcgctTCTCCGACTTGGGTTCattgagagagggagagagaggataaGTGGCAATAgtgagccgctgctggagaaccAGGTGTAG
- a CDS encoding cobalamin adenosyltransferase, putative (TriTrypDB/GeneDB-style sysID: LpmP.24.2210) gives MWRAVTCDTPRATAIVFAVMALSALVYTTVRRGGPRVTHGRFFSGCTCASPMATIDPVVAEENPIERRLTLEIKALHAQAMANGEDTYIDPCTGFTVLTRLGLMRNMKCCGNRCRHCPFGHVNVQSKRLMTTKAEGPFAATSASSAATSAEASSAARTAAAKDGKAASGGNVPKRSMVYTKTGDNGTSALFTGERRKKADAVFEALGAIDELSSHVGLASAMLRSAAERREHDEAMMSMLEGIQQELLNAGTVVATPTAKNPEDEATKHMITILEGYRFLDKTEEIARNIDIIDSRLTPLRVFILPGGGNVASAQLHVCRTTCRRAERRMVKVRDLYGETYTDHLRQATVYVNRLSDFFFVAARSIAEEDIVRKYN, from the coding sequence ATGTGGCGTGCTGTCACGTGTGACACTCCCCGAGCTACTGCTATTGTATTCGCTGTCATGGCCTTGTCAGCGCTGGTGTACACTACGGTGCGACGCGGTGGACCACGCGTCACCCATGGCCGTTTCTTTTCCGGCTGCACATGCGCTTCCCCGATGGCTACCATTGATCCAGTTGTAGCAGAAGAAAACCCTATCGAGAGGCGACTGACACTTGAGATTAAGGCTCTACACGCACAGGCCATGGCGAACGGTGAGGACACATACATTGATCCGTGCACGGGCTTCACTGTCTTGACCCGCCTCGGGCTAATGCGAAACATGAAATGCTGCGGCAACCGGTGCCGCCACTGTCCCTTTGGCCACGTGAATGTCCAGTCCAAGCGCTTGATGACAACCAAAGCAGAGGGTCCTTTCGCGGCAacgtccgcctcctccgcggcTACCAGTGCGGAGGCGTCTTCCGCCGCtcgcaccgcagccgcaaAGGACGGAAAAGCGGCATCGGGTGGAAACGTACCCAAGCGCAGTATGGTCTACACTAAGACAGGGGACAATGGCACATCTGCTCTATTCACTGGCGAGCGCCGAAAGAAGGCAGACGCTGTGTTCGAGGCTCTAGGCGCGATTGACGAGTTGAGCAGCCATGTGGGGCTTGCCAGCGCAATGTtacgcagcgccgctgagAGGCGTGAGCACGATGAGGCGATGATGAGCATGCTAGAGGGAAtccagcaggagctgctgaatgCCGGAACGGTTGTAGCAACGCCAACTGCGAAGAACCCTGAGGACGAGGCTACGAAGCACATGATAACTATTCTTGAGGGCTACCGCTTTCTCGACAAGACGGAAGAGATAGCAAGAAACATCGACATCATTGACAGCCGCCTCACACCGTTGCGCGTTTTCATTCTGCCTGGTGGTGGAAACGTGGCCTCCGCCCAGTTGCACGTGTGCCGCACCACTTGCCGGCGTGCGGAGCGACGCATGGTCAAGGTCCGCGACTTGTACGGCGAGACCTACACGGATCACTTGCGCCAAGCTACCGTCTACGTTAATCGGCTAAGCgactttttctttgttgccGCCCGCAGCAttgcggaggaggacattGTTCGCAAGTACAACTGA
- a CDS encoding fatty-acid desaturase, putative (TriTrypDB/GeneDB-style sysID: LpmP.24.2220), with product MTSVEKGKDVTEEPVRRQPTYKEGNYEINYVAVAVLGLPIAGVLVAAFMGVPLQWKTFVTAVLFYMFNGCLGVTVGYHRLFSHRSYTASTAFQWLCAFAGAGSFEGSAKWWARNHRIHHRYVDTEKDPYNAQRGFIFSHMGWMVMKQDYSLLGKVDVSDFKYNYVIQFQHQHFFKMAMLSGVILPTMVCGLGWGDWLGGYFYAALAKIVFVHHCTFFINSLAHTSLFGAMQNYSDRHSSHDSFVCALFTFGEGYHNFHHEFAQDYRNGIKWYHYDPTKWIIRAASFVGGAKNLVRTPNDVIDANFNKMLLKKSRKEMEQAQTRLDELSIPISTEWTWEKVQDEVSKGRKLIVINNDVIDLMRSIPTGSGYTHSSKDIFWYSNHPGGQRILDMFVGKDATSAFTGGVYGHSCGAEAYLQHLRVAKLKVATD from the coding sequence ATGACCTCTGTGGAAAAGGGTAAGGACGTGACGGAGGAGCCTGTGCGCCGTCAGCCCACATATAAGGAGGGAAACTACGAGATCAACTATGTTGCTGTGGCTGTCCTGGGTCTTCCCATCGCCGGCGTCCTTGTTGCCGCGTTCATGGGTGTGCCGCTCCAGTGGAAGACGTTTGTCACCGCCGTACTCTTCTACATGTTCAATGGTTGTCTCGGCGTCACTGTCGGCTACCACCGTCTGTTTTCTCACCGCTCATACACGGCCAGCACTGCGTTCCAGTGGCTCTGCGCCTTCGCTGGTGCCGGCTCTTTTGAAGGCTCGGCCAAGTGGTGGGCCCGAAACCACCGCATTCACCACCGTTACGTGGATACGGAGAAAGACCCTTATAACGCGCAGCGCGGGTTCATTTTCTCGCACATGGGGTGGATGGTAATGAAGCAAGACTACTCCCTCCTCGGCAAGGTGGACGTGTCGGACTTCAAGTACAACTACGTGATACAGTTCCAGCACCAACACTTCTTTAAGATGGCGATGCTCTCTGGTGTCATCCTGCCCACGATGGTTTGTGGCCTCGGCTGGGGTGACTGGCTCGGCGGGTACTTCTACGCCGCTCTCGCGAAGATTGTGTTTGTCCACCACTGCACCTTCTTTATCAACAGCCTGGCTCACACCAGCCTCTTTGGGGCGATGCAGAACTACTCGGACCGCCACTCGTCGCACGACTCatttgtgtgcgcgctcttTACCTTCGGTGAGGGCTACCACAACTTCCACCACGAGTTCGCCCAGGACTACCGCAACGGCATTAAGTGGTACCACTACGACCCCACCAAGTGGATCATCCGCGCAGCTTCATTTGTTGGCGGTGCCAAGAACCTCGTGCGCACGCCGAACGACGTCATCGATGCTAACTTCAACAAGATGCTCTTGAAGAAGTCGAGGAAGGAGATGGAGCAGGCTCAGACCCGCCTCGACGAGCTTAGCATCCCCATCTCCACGGAGTGGACCTGGGAGAAAGTTCAGGATGAAGTGTCGAAGGGCCGCAAGCTGATTGTCATCAACAACGACGTGATTGACCTGATGCGCAGCATTCCGACGGGCTCCGGCTACACGCACAGTAGCAAGGATATATTCTGGTACTCGAATCACCCCGGCGGTCAGCGCATCCTGGACATGTTCGTTGGCAAGGACGCAACGTCGGCGTTCACTGGTGGCGTCTACGGTCACTCGTGCGGTGCTGAGGCCTACCTTCAGCACCTACGCGTTGCGAAGCTCAAGGTGGCGACTGATTAA